The following coding sequences lie in one Opisthocomus hoazin isolate bOpiHoa1 chromosome 7, bOpiHoa1.hap1, whole genome shotgun sequence genomic window:
- the LOC104333375 gene encoding mas-related G-protein coupled receptor member X1-like: protein MERASPAFWSQPGGMAYNRTWHHSLLRHEGDDYNRTDCEAGHLSKVPVTLLVCLCGLVGNAAVLWFLGSRVCRNPIIIYALSLAVANFTFLLAIAITLVIFYGPESLCHRLGSRNVTTVLNITILFAFTASIYLLTAFSATTSLSVLPSARCPCQRLPVLVCALLWALSFLLTVTLYLCPAALLVFVLTYLLSVLILIFSGLTLLVRVLCCSRRYPPRKLCVVVLLAVCFLPFFTADFGFWLLLRLFDFSVFVFDTSLPFACVNSSVHPVIYFLAGSCTKEFTLSVRVAFQRAFEDVTEPQNRGETPGDNTVETAA from the coding sequence ATGGAAAGAGCCAGCCCTGCTTTCTGGAGCCAGCCCGGTGGGATGGCGTATAACAGGACTTGGCATCACAGCCTGCTGAGGCATGAGGGCGATGACTACAACCGGACTGACTGCGAAGCCGGTCACTTGAGCAAAGTCCCTGTCACGCTGCTCGTCTGCCTCTGCGGGCTGGTGGGGAACGCGGCTGTCCTCTGGTTCCTCGGCTCCCGTGTCTGCAGGAACCCCATCATCATCTACGCCCTAAGCCTGGCTGTCGCCAACTTCACCTTCCTCCTCGCCATCGCCATCACCCTTGTGATATTTTATGGCCCAGAGAGCCTTTGTCACAGGCTGGGCTCACGGAATGTGACAACTGTGTTGAACATCACCATCCTCTTCGCTTTCACTGCCAGCATCTACCTCCTGACAGCCTTCAGTGCCACCACGTCTCTGTCTGTCCTCCCCTCAGCCCGCTGCCCCTGCCAGCGTTTGCCAGTGCTCGTGTGTGCCCTGCTCTGGGCCCTCTCCTTCCTGCTCACCGTGACCCTCTACCTCTGCCCTGCGGCACTCCTTGTCTTTGTCTTGACCTACCTCTTATCGGTCCTTATCCTGATTTTTTCTGGTCTGACCCTGCTCGTCAGGGTCTTGTGCTGCTCACGGCGATACCCCCCCAGGAAGCTCTGTGTTGTGGTCCTGCTAGCTGTCTGCTTCCTCCCCTTCTTCACTGCCGACTTTGGCTTCTGGCTTTTGCTAAGGCTGTTcgatttttctgtttttgtcttcGACACCTCTCTCCCGTTCGCCTGCGTGAACAGCAGTGTCCACCCCGTTATTTACTTCTTGGCTGGGAGCTGTACGAAGGAGTTCACACTCTCTGTTAGGGTTGCTTTCCAGAGGGCTTTTGAAGACGTAACAGAGCCCcaaaacagaggagaaactcCCGGAGACAACACAGTGGAAACAGCCGCTTAA